From Streptomyces sp. TLI_053, a single genomic window includes:
- a CDS encoding MbtH family NRPS accessory protein: protein MAELNVDPQSQTHLVVLNDEEQYSIWWADRPLPAGWRREGTAGTQEQCLARIGEVWTDMRPLSLRRHMDTNTSAAAN, encoded by the coding sequence ATGGCCGAGCTGAACGTCGACCCGCAGTCGCAGACCCACCTGGTCGTCCTCAACGACGAGGAGCAGTACTCGATCTGGTGGGCCGACCGCCCCCTGCCCGCGGGCTGGCGCCGGGAGGGCACGGCCGGCACCCAGGAGCAGTGCCTCGCCCGGATCGGCGAGGTGTGGACCGACATGCGCCCACTGAGCCTGCGCAGGCACATGGACACCAACACTTCCGCCGCCGCGAACTGA
- a CDS encoding NAD(P)-binding domain-containing protein, which yields MTTIVDRSKAYCVVGAGAGGLSAGKNLREFGIEFDVIERADDVGGNWYGGNTYSAAYDSVHLITSKPYIQYDDFPIPAHFPTYLGREHAHAYLRSYAEHFGVYEHVEFNRTVESIERRDGSPDWFVTLDGGEVRRYAGVVIANGHNWSPRYPEYPGTFDGKILHSCEYRDPEPLRGKRVLVVGGGTSGCDIAVESSQNAASTSLSIRRGCYYWPKYLFGMPTDVLYENVLKWRMPRPVVRFFGSLFLRLNSAGRPEQYGLPKPSHKLLEEHFVINSTLLYHLGHGDIGAKPDIAELRGDRVKFSDGSEEAYDVIVYATGYRMTEFPFIDRKYLNWNGRTPQLHLSAFHPEYDNLFVIGYFQTSTGNWPIMDYQSQLMARYLHLLRTDPRRASWFKQAKATPMAAAELNGGIQYYDSERHWLQVEHFSYRALLRKLVRRMNADPSPAARNRGTAGGAGGSGTGSGSGSAEQADLPAATRLRSHA from the coding sequence TTGACCACGATCGTTGACCGGTCGAAGGCCTATTGCGTCGTGGGCGCCGGGGCAGGTGGGCTGTCCGCCGGAAAGAACCTGCGGGAGTTCGGCATCGAGTTCGACGTGATCGAGCGAGCCGACGACGTGGGCGGCAACTGGTACGGCGGCAACACCTACAGCGCCGCCTACGACTCGGTGCACCTGATCACGTCCAAGCCCTACATCCAGTACGACGACTTCCCGATCCCGGCGCACTTCCCGACCTACCTCGGCCGGGAGCACGCGCACGCCTATCTGCGCTCCTACGCCGAGCACTTCGGGGTGTACGAACACGTCGAGTTCAACCGCACCGTCGAGTCGATCGAGCGCCGGGACGGCTCGCCGGACTGGTTCGTCACCCTCGACGGCGGCGAAGTCCGCCGCTACGCCGGGGTGGTAATCGCCAACGGCCACAACTGGAGCCCCCGGTACCCGGAATACCCGGGCACCTTCGACGGGAAGATCCTGCACTCCTGCGAGTACCGCGACCCCGAGCCGCTGCGCGGCAAGCGGGTGCTGGTGGTCGGCGGCGGCACCTCCGGCTGCGACATCGCGGTGGAGTCCTCCCAGAACGCCGCGTCCACCTCGCTGAGCATCCGCCGGGGCTGCTACTACTGGCCGAAGTACCTGTTCGGGATGCCCACCGACGTGCTCTACGAGAACGTCCTGAAATGGCGCATGCCCCGGCCGGTGGTGCGCTTCTTCGGTAGTCTCTTCCTGCGGCTGAACAGTGCCGGACGGCCGGAGCAGTACGGACTGCCGAAGCCGTCGCACAAGCTGCTGGAGGAGCATTTCGTCATCAATTCGACGCTCCTCTACCACTTGGGGCACGGTGATATCGGGGCGAAGCCGGACATCGCCGAACTGCGCGGGGACCGGGTGAAGTTCAGCGACGGGAGCGAGGAGGCGTACGACGTGATCGTCTACGCCACCGGCTACCGGATGACCGAGTTCCCGTTCATCGACCGCAAGTACTTGAACTGGAACGGGCGCACTCCGCAATTGCATCTCAGCGCCTTCCACCCCGAGTACGACAACCTTTTTGTCATCGGTTACTTCCAGACTTCCACCGGCAACTGGCCGATCATGGATTACCAGTCCCAGCTCATGGCCCGCTACCTGCACCTGCTGCGCACCGACCCGCGGCGGGCGTCCTGGTTCAAGCAGGCCAAGGCCACGCCGATGGCGGCGGCCGAGCTGAACGGCGGCATCCAGTACTACGACTCCGAGCGGCACTGGCTCCAGGTCGAGCACTTCTCCTACCGGGCCCTGCTGCGCAAGCTGGTCCGCCGGATGAACGCCGACCCGTCGCCCGCCGCGCGGAACCGGGGCACCGCGGGCGGGGCGGGCGGTTCCGGCACCGGTTCCGGTTCCGGCTCTGCGGAGCAGGCCGACCTGCCGGCGGCGACCCGGCTGAGGAGCCACGCATGA
- a CDS encoding MMPL family transporter — protein MMDLIARLANRHARVMVLCAVLVAAVAAFIGAPVVTSLTGGNPDFVTPGSGSVRADDRIGAATGIQSDGGIIALVDTGAPVDDPRTREEVDKVAGLMAGDPTFADVLTYYRTQDRNLVSRDGQRTIVVGRLKDSAEDQYQDAVDRLSDRLDGDAAVKLGGSEVVGNQVVSTVQHDLERAELLAFPVLFLLSLWIFRSLVASALPLVIGGLNVVLTLFGLRVVDQFTPMSIFSLNLVTALGLGLAIDYSLLIVSRFRSEMTVEPDIDRAIRVTLHTAGRTILFSSLTVSAAMASLFVFRQRFLYSMAVGGLLVSASALLVALLVLPAMLRLLGRHIDFLAPARFRRSLEAPENTDGGWFALARGVMRRAPLVAIGAGALLVLLGLPFLKVAFTTVGPASLPTSTSSRSVADTLRAEFPADPLESVQVVVAAGGDTAGAQPRMDALRDRIAALPGAAAATPAVALNADTWLVQVTPREPGLSGESQTLVKDVRALSGPDEVLVGGQTATFVDLEDSLTGRLPAAALIVFLTSMLVLLLMTGSLVLPLKAVLMNLLTLAATFGILVFVFQWGHGAGLFGTEAQNALDATQPVLLFAMVFGLSTDYGVFLLARIKEARDAGVGEAESVAQGLGRTGRVVTAAAVLFCVALGALATSEIVFIKELGLGTALGVLLDATIVRALLVPSLMRLLGQWNWWAPAPLRWLYERFGLREGGAPPLAVEKS, from the coding sequence ATGATGGACCTGATCGCACGGTTGGCGAACCGGCACGCCCGGGTGATGGTGCTGTGCGCCGTGCTGGTGGCCGCGGTGGCGGCCTTCATCGGCGCGCCCGTCGTCACATCGCTGACCGGCGGCAACCCGGACTTCGTCACCCCGGGGTCGGGCAGCGTCCGGGCGGACGACCGGATCGGCGCGGCCACCGGCATCCAGAGCGACGGCGGCATCATCGCCCTCGTCGACACCGGTGCCCCGGTGGACGACCCCCGTACCCGGGAGGAGGTCGACAAGGTCGCCGGGCTGATGGCCGGGGACCCGACCTTCGCGGACGTCCTGACGTACTACCGGACCCAGGACAGGAACCTGGTCTCCCGGGACGGCCAGCGGACGATCGTGGTCGGCCGGCTCAAGGACAGTGCGGAGGACCAGTACCAGGACGCCGTCGACCGGCTGTCCGACCGGCTCGACGGCGACGCGGCGGTCAAGCTCGGCGGCAGCGAGGTGGTCGGCAACCAGGTCGTCAGCACCGTCCAGCACGACCTGGAGCGGGCCGAACTGCTGGCCTTCCCGGTGCTGTTCCTGCTCTCGCTGTGGATCTTCCGCAGCCTGGTGGCCTCCGCGCTGCCGCTGGTCATCGGTGGCCTGAACGTCGTGCTGACCCTGTTCGGGCTGCGGGTGGTCGACCAGTTCACCCCGATGTCGATCTTCTCGCTCAACCTGGTCACCGCGCTCGGCCTCGGCCTCGCGATCGACTACAGCCTGCTGATCGTCTCCCGCTTCCGCAGCGAGATGACGGTCGAGCCCGACATCGACCGGGCGATCCGGGTCACCCTGCACACCGCGGGCCGCACCATCCTGTTCAGCTCGCTCACCGTGAGTGCCGCGATGGCCTCGCTGTTCGTCTTCCGCCAGCGCTTCCTCTACTCGATGGCGGTCGGCGGCCTGCTGGTCTCCGCCTCGGCGCTGCTGGTCGCGCTGCTGGTGCTGCCCGCGATGCTGCGACTGCTCGGCCGGCACATCGACTTCCTGGCCCCGGCCCGGTTCCGCCGCTCGCTGGAGGCGCCGGAGAACACCGACGGCGGCTGGTTCGCGCTGGCCCGGGGGGTGATGCGACGGGCCCCGCTGGTCGCGATCGGCGCCGGCGCGCTGCTGGTGCTGCTCGGACTGCCGTTCCTGAAGGTCGCCTTCACCACCGTCGGTCCGGCCTCGCTGCCCACCAGCACGAGCAGCCGCTCGGTCGCCGACACCCTGCGCGCCGAGTTCCCGGCCGACCCGCTGGAGTCCGTGCAGGTCGTGGTCGCGGCCGGCGGCGACACGGCGGGCGCACAGCCCCGGATGGACGCGCTCCGCGACCGGATCGCGGCGCTGCCCGGCGCGGCCGCCGCCACCCCGGCGGTGGCGCTGAACGCGGACACCTGGCTGGTCCAGGTCACCCCCCGGGAGCCCGGCCTCAGCGGGGAGAGCCAGACCCTGGTCAAGGACGTCCGGGCGCTCTCCGGCCCGGACGAGGTCCTGGTCGGCGGCCAGACCGCCACCTTCGTCGACCTGGAGGACAGCCTCACCGGACGGCTCCCGGCCGCCGCGCTGATCGTCTTCCTCACCAGCATGCTGGTGCTGCTGCTGATGACCGGCTCGCTGGTGCTGCCGCTCAAGGCCGTGCTGATGAACCTGCTCACCCTCGCCGCGACCTTCGGCATCCTGGTCTTCGTCTTCCAGTGGGGCCACGGGGCCGGGCTGTTCGGCACCGAGGCGCAGAACGCGCTGGACGCCACCCAGCCGGTGCTGCTGTTCGCGATGGTCTTCGGACTCTCCACCGACTACGGCGTGTTCCTGCTCGCCCGGATCAAGGAGGCCAGGGACGCCGGGGTCGGCGAGGCCGAGTCCGTCGCCCAGGGCCTGGGCCGCACCGGCCGGGTCGTCACCGCGGCGGCGGTGCTGTTCTGCGTCGCCCTGGGTGCGCTCGCCACCTCCGAGATCGTGTTCATCAAGGAACTCGGGCTCGGCACCGCGCTGGGCGTGCTGTTGGACGCCACCATCGTCCGGGCGCTGCTGGTGCCCTCGTTGATGCGTCTGCTCGGCCAGTGGAACTGGTGGGCCCCGGCTCCGCTCCGGTGGCTGTACGAACGATTCGGGCTCCGTGAGGGCGGGGCACCGCCGCTGGCCGTCGAGAAGTCGTAA
- a CDS encoding nuclear transport factor 2 family protein yields the protein MYHAIVRRNLRNSFADVNRGNYAAIVRQFTPDAEHWFSGAHALSGGRDTAEQIQRWYDRLAEVMPDLRFELKKVVAKGWPWDTVAFAEWVDHLTDREGNKYSNQGVHVVRIKWGKITELHIYCDTELLESVLDKLGEQGVGEAVATPVGSPGPFREARVGR from the coding sequence GTGTACCACGCCATTGTCCGGCGCAATCTCCGCAATTCGTTCGCCGACGTCAACCGCGGCAACTATGCAGCCATCGTGCGGCAGTTCACTCCCGACGCGGAGCACTGGTTCTCCGGTGCGCACGCGTTGTCGGGCGGCCGCGACACCGCCGAGCAGATCCAGCGGTGGTACGACCGGCTGGCCGAGGTCATGCCCGACCTGCGCTTCGAGCTGAAGAAGGTCGTCGCCAAGGGCTGGCCCTGGGACACCGTCGCCTTCGCCGAGTGGGTCGACCACCTGACCGACCGCGAGGGCAACAAGTACTCCAACCAGGGTGTGCACGTGGTGCGGATCAAGTGGGGCAAGATCACCGAGCTGCACATCTACTGCGACACCGAGCTGCTGGAGTCGGTGCTGGACAAGCTGGGCGAGCAGGGCGTCGGCGAGGCCGTCGCCACGCCGGTCGGCAGCCCCGGCCCGTTCCGCGAGGCGCGCGTCGGCAGGTGA
- a CDS encoding helix-turn-helix transcriptional regulator, which produces MTLEPDRLGRSKRDLAGMLRELRLQAGLTGDRLAVRCGISQSKISKIETGRVIPGVVDVERILWALKVPEELARDITALARIANTEWQDKRISWRRGTARRQAELKALESDATELRYFLPAMITGLLATPEYMEASLGYSAGDRAAVVLRKIERQAVLYDESKTFTFVLTEQAVRWALLPPLAMGVQIDRLVSLSRLPGVRLGVLPIGRFLPRGPMNTFTIYDNRLVTVETFTGRIVFRDPKDVGRHREIFDLFEEAAVFGSAARGVLADWAEASRR; this is translated from the coding sequence ATGACGCTGGAGCCGGATCGGCTCGGCCGCTCAAAACGGGACCTGGCCGGGATGCTCCGAGAACTGCGACTGCAAGCCGGTCTCACAGGAGACCGGCTTGCAGTGCGTTGCGGAATCAGCCAGAGCAAGATCAGCAAGATCGAGACGGGCAGGGTGATACCCGGTGTCGTCGATGTTGAACGCATCCTGTGGGCGCTCAAGGTGCCCGAAGAACTCGCTCGCGACATCACTGCGCTCGCCAGAATCGCGAACACCGAGTGGCAGGACAAGCGCATCTCCTGGCGGCGCGGGACGGCGAGGCGGCAAGCGGAGCTGAAGGCCCTGGAATCCGACGCTACCGAGTTGCGCTACTTCCTCCCTGCGATGATCACGGGGCTGCTTGCGACTCCTGAATACATGGAAGCCAGTCTTGGGTACTCGGCCGGTGATCGTGCGGCCGTCGTCCTCCGCAAGATCGAACGTCAGGCAGTCCTCTACGACGAGTCCAAGACGTTCACCTTCGTCCTGACCGAGCAGGCGGTCAGGTGGGCTCTGCTTCCGCCGCTGGCCATGGGAGTGCAGATCGACCGATTGGTCTCGCTGTCCCGCTTGCCGGGCGTTCGCCTCGGCGTGCTGCCGATCGGACGGTTTTTGCCCCGTGGGCCGATGAACACATTCACGATCTACGACAATCGCCTGGTCACCGTGGAGACCTTCACCGGCCGGATCGTTTTCCGCGACCCCAAGGATGTCGGCCGGCACCGAGAGATTTTCGACCTGTTCGAGGAGGCAGCGGTGTTCGGCTCTGCGGCTCGGGGCGTGCTCGCCGATTGGGCCGAGGCGTCCCGTCGGTGA
- the tgmC gene encoding ATP-grasp peptide maturase system methyltransferase, with product MFRQSGSTPASICTPDPLVDSYFSAIPESMPTAYRTVRRGDPGWLEGIYADQTLITQLDGTISPGSGSDGDGRVIGSPTSSSTLPSLVLAMWQQLGVEPGHQVLEIGTGTGYSTALGAYRLGDAAVTSIEFDPVVAERAAAALKAAGSAPRLVVGDGLRGDPHGGSYDRLIATCSVRHLPIPWLFQVKPGGRILVTLCGWSYASGLVLLNVTEPGRATGRFLPGCTSFMIARAHERPARSGLTLLSGEQRASRINPSIIGTWTGSWVAQLAAPSAERMGGGDEQTLVDVATGSYARTAPDPDGGWTVRQRGPLRLWDQVERGVEAWQAVGEPHQEGFGITVSEIGQRVWIGAEDGPGWDLPI from the coding sequence CTGTTCCGGCAGTCCGGGTCGACCCCGGCCTCGATCTGCACACCGGATCCTCTTGTCGACTCGTATTTCTCTGCGATCCCGGAGAGCATGCCGACCGCCTATCGGACGGTCCGCCGGGGCGACCCGGGATGGCTGGAGGGGATCTATGCCGATCAGACCCTCATCACGCAACTGGACGGCACGATCTCGCCAGGATCGGGCAGCGATGGCGACGGCAGAGTGATCGGATCACCGACGTCCTCTTCGACTTTGCCCTCGTTGGTGCTGGCCATGTGGCAGCAGTTGGGTGTCGAGCCCGGGCACCAAGTGCTGGAGATCGGTACCGGAACCGGGTACTCCACCGCGCTCGGTGCGTATCGGCTCGGGGACGCCGCCGTGACGAGCATCGAGTTCGACCCGGTAGTAGCAGAGCGGGCGGCGGCTGCGCTCAAGGCGGCGGGTTCTGCACCCAGGCTGGTTGTCGGAGACGGTCTGCGCGGTGATCCGCACGGTGGTTCCTACGATCGGCTGATCGCCACCTGCTCGGTCCGCCACCTCCCGATTCCCTGGCTCTTCCAGGTGAAGCCTGGGGGGCGGATCCTGGTCACCCTCTGCGGATGGAGTTATGCGTCAGGGCTGGTACTGCTCAATGTCACCGAGCCGGGGCGGGCCACTGGACGCTTTCTGCCCGGCTGCACGAGCTTCATGATCGCTCGCGCGCACGAGCGGCCCGCGAGATCCGGGCTCACGCTGCTCTCGGGAGAGCAGCGGGCCTCCCGGATCAATCCATCGATCATCGGCACGTGGACCGGCAGTTGGGTGGCTCAACTCGCTGCCCCGTCCGCTGAACGAATGGGCGGGGGCGATGAGCAGACACTCGTGGACGTGGCCACCGGTTCGTACGCCCGGACCGCACCGGACCCGGACGGTGGCTGGACCGTCCGGCAGCGCGGGCCGTTGAGACTCTGGGACCAGGTGGAGCGAGGTGTCGAAGCCTGGCAAGCCGTCGGTGAACCGCACCAGGAGGGATTCGGGATCACTGTGTCGGAGATCGGTCAGCGGGTCTGGATCGGCGCGGAGGACGGTCCCGGCTGGGATCTGCCGATCTGA
- a CDS encoding 4'-phosphopantetheinyl transferase superfamily protein, translating into MNVQDPGVVELWLLEAATVPVGPAELDGLDEEEHRRAGRFVRDADRAVYLAAHVALRHVLGRRLGLAPAELAFGREPCPGCGEPHGRPRLAGVPAGAPHFSLSHGGGRVLIGLAGAPVGVDVEPLPAADSVEVLATTLHPAERAELADVRPADRPGAFARLWTRKEAYLKGLGIGLGRPPAADYLGTADPARRPAGWAVSDVPAGPRHAAAVALAGGGTAVGHRLRHSLG; encoded by the coding sequence ATGAACGTGCAGGATCCGGGAGTGGTCGAGCTGTGGCTGCTCGAGGCCGCCACCGTGCCGGTGGGACCGGCCGAGCTGGACGGCCTCGACGAGGAGGAGCACCGGCGGGCCGGGCGCTTCGTCCGGGATGCCGACCGGGCCGTCTACCTGGCCGCGCACGTCGCGCTGCGGCACGTCCTCGGCCGGCGACTCGGGCTCGCCCCGGCGGAGCTGGCCTTCGGTCGGGAGCCGTGCCCCGGCTGCGGCGAACCGCACGGGCGGCCGCGGCTGGCCGGAGTCCCGGCCGGAGCCCCGCACTTCTCGCTCTCCCACGGCGGCGGCCGGGTGCTGATCGGCCTCGCCGGTGCCCCCGTCGGGGTGGACGTGGAGCCGTTGCCCGCGGCCGACAGCGTGGAGGTGCTCGCCACGACACTGCACCCGGCCGAGCGGGCCGAACTGGCGGACGTCCGTCCGGCGGACCGCCCCGGTGCGTTCGCCCGGCTGTGGACCCGCAAGGAGGCCTATCTCAAGGGCCTCGGCATCGGGCTCGGGCGCCCGCCCGCCGCCGACTACCTCGGCACCGCCGATCCGGCCCGGCGCCCGGCCGGCTGGGCCGTCAGCGACGTGCCGGCGGGGCCCCGGCACGCCGCCGCGGTGGCGCTGGCCGGGGGCGGTACGGCCGTGGGCCACCGGCTGCGGCACAGCCTGGGCTGA
- a CDS encoding glycosyltransferase codes for MRALIITAGSRGDVAPFTGLGRRLQEAGHEVVVAAHAGFAGLVGGCGLGFRAVPGDPQGLIRDWARAGSREEVRALTRAYADGVGDGVAEAVEGGGVDVLLTAFGPAPLARAAGEALGIPVIGTYLVPSVPTGEFSLPNARGEAGADREGNLAVGREVVRRAEAVFEGAATRLRARFGLPAEAPSAGSGVRPVFHGFSPSVLPRPADWPSWVGAAGYWWPARPDGWQPPAELVDFLRAGPPPVFIGFGSMAVGEGERLGELVAGAVERAGVRAVVQAGWADLDAFGTDILAVGDVPHDWLFPRTAAVVHHAGAGTTAAALRAGVPAVPVPVMADQPFWAARLCELGVAPRALPFADLTAEALATAITDSLTDPSYGRRAADLARAIATEDGAAPLLAHLGPVTAG; via the coding sequence ATGCGTGCTCTGATCATCACCGCCGGTTCACGGGGAGACGTCGCGCCCTTCACGGGGCTGGGGCGGAGGCTGCAGGAGGCGGGGCACGAGGTCGTGGTGGCCGCGCATGCGGGGTTCGCGGGGCTTGTCGGGGGGTGCGGGCTGGGGTTCCGGGCGGTGCCGGGGGATCCGCAGGGGCTGATCCGGGACTGGGCCCGGGCGGGGTCGCGGGAGGAGGTCCGGGCGCTGACGCGGGCGTACGCGGACGGGGTCGGCGACGGGGTGGCGGAGGCGGTGGAGGGCGGCGGGGTCGATGTGCTGCTCACGGCGTTCGGCCCGGCGCCGCTCGCCCGGGCGGCGGGGGAGGCGCTCGGCATCCCCGTGATCGGTACCTACCTCGTACCGTCCGTCCCGACGGGGGAGTTCTCGTTGCCGAACGCGCGCGGTGAGGCGGGCGCGGACCGGGAGGGCAATCTCGCCGTGGGCCGGGAGGTGGTGCGGCGGGCGGAGGCGGTCTTCGAGGGTGCCGCCACCCGCTTGCGGGCGCGGTTCGGGCTCCCTGCCGAGGCGCCCTCGGCGGGGAGCGGTGTCCGGCCGGTGTTCCACGGCTTCAGCCCGTCGGTGCTGCCGCGCCCCGCGGACTGGCCGTCCTGGGTCGGCGCGGCCGGCTACTGGTGGCCCGCCCGGCCGGACGGCTGGCAGCCCCCGGCGGAGCTGGTCGACTTCCTCCGGGCGGGCCCGCCGCCGGTGTTCATCGGCTTCGGCAGCATGGCGGTGGGGGAGGGCGAGCGGCTCGGCGAACTGGTGGCCGGAGCCGTGGAGCGGGCCGGTGTGCGGGCGGTGGTGCAGGCCGGCTGGGCCGACCTGGACGCCTTCGGTACCGACATCCTGGCCGTCGGCGACGTGCCGCACGACTGGCTGTTCCCGCGCACCGCCGCCGTCGTCCACCACGCCGGGGCGGGCACCACGGCCGCCGCACTGCGGGCCGGCGTGCCCGCCGTGCCCGTCCCCGTCATGGCCGACCAGCCGTTCTGGGCGGCCCGGCTGTGCGAGCTGGGCGTCGCGCCCCGGGCGCTGCCCTTCGCGGACCTCACCGCCGAGGCCCTCGCCACCGCGATCACGGACAGCCTCACCGACCCCTCCTACGGCCGCCGCGCCGCCGACCTCGCCCGCGCCATCGCCACCGAGGACGGCGCGGCACCGTTGCTCGCCCACCTCGGCCCGGTCACGGCGGGCTGA
- a CDS encoding DUF6879 family protein, with amino-acid sequence MLLDGDQWRRHFDGYRHSAFRLEAQPLYTMPREAENVARFLRGEPKPVEHNAAWHTRVRGFVSSGRTIGRVRVVRQPLTDYQCYQFAWGIPGNIAAGEDIRILDVTERDFGIPLQDWWMFDESSVVRLNFRADGTQINRELADDRAEECREMRRTALAHAVPFAEYVKAHE; translated from the coding sequence GTGCTCTTGGATGGTGACCAGTGGCGCAGGCACTTCGACGGGTACCGGCACAGCGCGTTCCGTCTCGAAGCGCAGCCCCTCTACACGATGCCGCGCGAGGCCGAGAACGTCGCGCGATTCCTGCGGGGAGAGCCGAAGCCGGTCGAGCACAACGCGGCGTGGCACACGCGAGTGCGGGGCTTCGTCTCCTCCGGTCGGACGATCGGGCGGGTGCGAGTAGTGCGGCAGCCGTTGACCGACTACCAGTGCTACCAGTTCGCCTGGGGCATCCCTGGCAACATCGCCGCAGGCGAGGACATCCGGATCCTGGACGTCACCGAACGGGACTTCGGCATCCCGCTCCAGGACTGGTGGATGTTCGACGAATCCTCGGTGGTGCGGCTGAACTTTCGTGCCGACGGCACGCAGATCAACCGGGAGTTGGCCGACGACCGTGCGGAGGAGTGCCGGGAAATGAGGCGAACCGCACTCGCTCATGCGGTGCCCTTCGCAGAGTATGTGAAAGCCCACGAATGA
- the tgmA gene encoding putative ATP-grasp-modified RiPP has protein sequence MTKTPAAPWGTTRMSPFEPAAPIPMTPPMVDPETQIAVIVDEGGRVVELGTHGTSTNGLTPTSTGLGDGASPGGATDVDSAESYDQDQSSD, from the coding sequence ATGACGAAGACGCCTGCAGCGCCGTGGGGTACGACGAGAATGAGCCCGTTCGAGCCGGCCGCTCCCATCCCCATGACCCCGCCGATGGTCGACCCCGAGACCCAGATCGCCGTAATCGTCGACGAGGGCGGTCGAGTGGTCGAACTGGGAACGCACGGCACCAGTACGAACGGCCTCACGCCCACCAGCACCGGTCTGGGCGACGGGGCGAGTCCTGGCGGTGCGACGGATGTCGACAGTGCCGAGTCCTACGACCAGGACCAGAGCTCGGACTGA